One Brassica napus cultivar Da-Ae chromosome C4, Da-Ae, whole genome shotgun sequence genomic region harbors:
- the LOC106446947 gene encoding tropinone reductase homolog At2g30670, producing the protein MLNVSILRNVTSYVRIFDRLRLYMLCDLWSFLLTTKQKMDNRWSLEGMTALVTGGASGIGHAIVEELASFGARIHVCDISETLLNQSLSEWEKKGFQVSGSICDVSSRPERETLMQTVSAIFDGKLSILVNNVAVVHTKPTTEYDANDFSFQISTNLESAYHLSQLSHPLLKASGFGSIVMISSVGGVVSMCCGSIYSLAKGALNQLAKNLACEWARDGIRTNSVAPNFVNNTTMAKPFFKDADYEKSLLNRTPLGRAGEPNEVASLVAFLCLPAASYITGQTICVDGGLTVNGFSYQPKA; encoded by the exons ATGCTTAATGTTTCCATTCTCCGAAACGTCACTAGCTATGTACGCATATTTGATAGACTTCGCCTATATATGTTATGTGATCTCTGGTCATTCCTACTcacaaccaaacaaaaaatggaTAATAGATGGAGTCTTGAAGGTATGACTGCTCTTGTAACTGGTGGAGCCAGCGGAATCGG GCATGCCATAGTAGAGGAGCTAGCCAGTTTTGGAGCTAGAATCCATGTGTGCGACATATCTGAAACACTGCTCAATCAGAGTTTAAGCGAATGGGAAAAGAAAGGGTTTCAAGTGAGTGGTTCCATATGTGATGTATCCTCTCGTCCCGAGAGAGAAACACTTATGCAAACCGTCTCAGCGATATTTGATGGCAAGCTGAGTATACTT GTGAACAACGTTGCCGTGGTTCACACTAAGCCAACAACCGAATATGACGCAAACGATTTCTCGTTCCAAATTTCAACAAACTTGGAATCTGCTTATCATCTTAGCCAGCTTTCACATCCTCTCCTCAAGGCTTCTGGATTTGGAAGCATTGTCATGATTTCCTCTGTTGGAGGGGTTGTATCAATGTGCTGTGGATCCATCTATAGTCTGGCGAAAG GAGCTTTGAACCAACTAGCCAAAAATTTGGCGTGTGAATGGGCAAGAGATGGCATAAGAACCAACTCTGTTGCTCCTAATTTTGTCAACAATACTACTATGGCTAAACCT TTTTTCAAAGACGCTGATTACGAGAAGAGTTTGTTAAACAGAACTCCACTTGGTCGGGCTGGAGAGCCAAACGAGGTTGCATCACTTGTGGCTTTCCTGTGTTTACCTGCAGCTTCATATATTACTGGTCAGACCATTTGTGTTGATGGAGGTCTCACTGTCAATGGTTTCTCCTATCAGCCAAAGGCTTGA